The following coding sequences are from one Streptomyces angustmyceticus window:
- a CDS encoding mechanosensitive ion channel family protein, which produces MEDVLRPVVVIGGAVLLALVLVWLADRALRRIDAAHPETPLWGLLRRCRIPLQVVLCAALLRGSFEHTGLESVEEHKAGIGQALTLVLIAATAWLVVRAAAAIVESSYSRYAAGARDAARVRRVRTQVTLIQRVVTAVVIVVAAASMLLTFPAMRAVGTSMLASAGLLGIVAGIAAQSTLGNLFAGLQIAFGDMVRIGDTVVVDGEWGTVEEITLTFLTVRTWDERRITMPVSYFTGKPFENWSRGGAQMTGTAFFHLDHSAPVEKMRQRLLEILQECPDWDGRSWSLVVTDTTPTTIVVRALVTARDSDALWTVRCEVRERLLEWLQAEHSYALPRIATAPAPGTSAPALGKEPGPRSLPG; this is translated from the coding sequence TTGGAGGACGTCCTGCGTCCGGTCGTCGTGATCGGCGGCGCGGTCCTGCTCGCGCTCGTCCTTGTCTGGCTCGCCGACCGGGCGCTGCGCCGGATCGACGCCGCCCACCCGGAGACCCCCTTGTGGGGGCTGCTGCGGCGCTGCCGGATACCGCTGCAAGTGGTGCTCTGCGCGGCCCTGTTGCGCGGCTCGTTCGAGCACACGGGACTGGAGTCCGTCGAAGAGCACAAGGCGGGCATCGGGCAGGCGCTGACCCTGGTCCTGATCGCGGCCACCGCCTGGCTGGTCGTGCGGGCCGCGGCGGCGATCGTCGAGTCCTCGTACTCGCGCTACGCGGCGGGCGCCAGGGACGCGGCGCGGGTGCGGCGGGTACGGACCCAGGTGACGCTGATCCAGCGGGTGGTGACGGCCGTGGTGATCGTCGTCGCGGCCGCCTCGATGCTGCTGACGTTCCCGGCGATGCGGGCGGTCGGCACGTCCATGCTGGCGTCGGCCGGGCTGCTGGGCATCGTCGCCGGTATCGCCGCCCAGTCCACCCTCGGCAACCTCTTCGCCGGGCTGCAGATCGCGTTCGGCGACATGGTGCGCATCGGGGACACCGTCGTCGTGGACGGCGAGTGGGGCACCGTCGAGGAGATCACCCTGACCTTCCTCACCGTGCGGACCTGGGACGAGCGCCGGATCACCATGCCGGTGTCGTACTTCACCGGCAAGCCGTTCGAGAACTGGTCGCGCGGCGGCGCCCAGATGACCGGCACGGCCTTCTTCCACCTCGACCACAGCGCGCCGGTGGAGAAGATGCGCCAGCGGCTGCTGGAGATCCTCCAGGAGTGCCCGGACTGGGACGGCCGGTCCTGGAGCCTGGTGGTCACCGACACCACACCGACCACGATCGTGGTGCGGGCGCTGGTGACCGCCCGGGACTCGGACGCCCTGTGGACGGTGCGCTGCGAGGTCCGCGAGCGGCTGCTGGAGTGGCTGCAGGCCGAGCACTCCTACGCGCTGCCGCGGATCGCCACGGCGCCGGCGCCGGGCACCTCCGCACCGGCCCTCGGCAAGGAGCCGGGCCCCCGGTCCC